The following proteins come from a genomic window of Megalobrama amblycephala isolate DHTTF-2021 linkage group LG1, ASM1881202v1, whole genome shotgun sequence:
- the LOC125265461 gene encoding uncharacterized protein LOC125265461, producing the protein MEGDSVTICTHVNINQQEKIKWYFNNTIIALIKGDLSVICTDVQCKGGDVRFRDRLKLDHHTGSLNIRNITNTHSGNYTLIIMKGSDTEKIFKIFVHGVSAAKRDEMKRKSVEEGESVTLGPGEERKPNDVMTWYFNDTIIARDRSKDVNERFRGRLKLDHQTGSLTIMNTRNTDDGEYKLQISSCRFNIIRSFSVSVTGEYYVVILILEYIIFKLIHFFY; encoded by the exons atggagggagattcagtcactatATGCACTCATGTTAATATAAACCAACAAGAAAAGATTAAATGGTATTTTAATAACACAATCATCGCTCTAATCAAAGGAGATCTCAGTGTGAtctgtacagatgttcagtgtaaAGGTGGTGATgtgagattcagagacagactgaagctggatcatcaCACTGGATCTCTGAACATCAGaaacatcacaaacacacactctggAAATTATACACTAATCATCATGAAAGGCAGCGACACTGAAAAGATCTTCAAAATATTTGTTCATG gtGTTTCTGCTGCTAAACGAGATGAAATGAAAAGAAAGTCAGTGGAGGAGGGAGAATCTGTCACTTTAGGTCCTGGTGAAGAAAGAAAACCAAATGATGTGATGACGTGGTATTTTAACGACACTATCATCGCCAGAGATCGGAGTAAAGATGTTAATGAGAGATTCAGAggcagactgaagctggatcatcagactggatctctgaccatcatgaACACCAGAAACACAGATGATGGAGAATATAAATTACAGATCAGCAGCTGCAGATTCAACATCATCAGgagcttcagtgtttctgtcacTGGTGAGTATTATgtagtcattttaattttagaatACATCATTTTTAAACTgatccattttttttattga